A region from the Candidatus Binatia bacterium genome encodes:
- a CDS encoding TetR family transcriptional regulator produces MKSRVEREVGAGQGAKPRVDGREVRGLRSRDAIVSALLALIAEGHLVPTAQQVAERAGVGLRSVFRHFNDRESLFAAMGERVFASAAPILLSDEPSGTLVERARELVARRAQFFEQIAPYKRSANLRRADSPFIKSRHAELVRGLRADLLRRLPELADARPDELEVLDALTSFETWDRMRSDQGLSREHAHRALEEAVLALVRKAVAGARKAGPGAGSAAAARRSGKGAAAARK; encoded by the coding sequence ATGAAATCAAGAGTCGAGCGCGAGGTGGGCGCAGGGCAGGGGGCGAAGCCCCGCGTCGACGGCCGCGAGGTGCGCGGGCTGCGCAGCCGGGACGCGATCGTCAGCGCGCTGCTCGCGCTGATCGCCGAGGGCCATCTGGTGCCCACGGCGCAGCAGGTGGCCGAGCGCGCCGGCGTCGGTCTGCGCAGCGTCTTCCGGCACTTCAACGACCGCGAGAGCCTGTTCGCCGCGATGGGCGAGCGCGTCTTCGCGAGCGCCGCGCCGATTTTGCTCTCGGACGAGCCGAGCGGCACGCTGGTCGAGCGCGCGCGAGAGCTGGTCGCGCGTCGCGCCCAGTTCTTCGAGCAGATCGCGCCCTACAAGCGCTCGGCGAACCTGCGCCGCGCCGACTCGCCGTTCATCAAGTCGCGTCACGCGGAGCTGGTGCGCGGTCTGCGCGCCGACCTGCTGCGCCGCCTGCCCGAGCTCGCCGACGCGCGGCCGGACGAGCTCGAGGTCCTCGACGCGCTGACCTCGTTCGAGACCTGGGACCGGATGCGCAGCGACCAGGGGCTGTCGCGCGAGCACGCGCATCGGGCGCTCGAGGAGGCCGTGCTCGCGCTGGTGCGCAAGGCCGTCGCGGGCGCGCGCAAGGCGGGCCCCGGCGCGGGCTCTGCCGCAGCCGCACGCCGCTCGGGGAAGGGGGCCGCGGCCGCACGCAAGTGA
- a CDS encoding DUF1330 domain-containing protein, translated as MTLALYPDKSQIEQLLSAPDDGPVVMVNLLRFKERADAPDDDVSGEEAYRRYTASMLRFIAERGARVIWNGRLESQVMGTGAEGFHLIALVEYPSRKAFFEIATHPLVQEIGVHRAAGLEGQWLLATRTEEV; from the coding sequence ATGACGCTAGCGCTCTACCCCGACAAGTCGCAGATCGAGCAGCTGCTCTCTGCGCCCGACGACGGACCGGTGGTCATGGTCAACCTCCTGCGCTTCAAGGAGCGCGCGGACGCGCCGGACGACGACGTGAGCGGCGAGGAGGCGTACCGTCGCTACACCGCGTCGATGCTGAGGTTCATCGCCGAGCGCGGCGCGCGCGTGATCTGGAACGGACGCCTCGAGTCGCAGGTGATGGGCACCGGCGCCGAAGGCTTCCACCTGATCGCGCTCGTCGAGTACCCGTCGCGCAAGGCGTTCTTCGAGATCGCGACCCATCCCTTGGTGCAGGAGATCGGCGTGCACCGCGCGGCCGGGCTCGAGGGGCAGTGGCTGCTCGCGACGCGGACCGAGGAGGTCTGA
- a CDS encoding haloalkane dehalogenase — MNVVRTPDERFEGLPGWSFAPHYVDVPDGDGGTLRLHYVDEGPRDAAPILCMHGQPTWAYLYRKMIPRFAAAGHRVVAPDLVGFGRSDKPTSQDDYSYARHVAWMNAWMEAIDLRDATLVCQDWGGLIGLRMVAAQPQRFARVVAANTGLPDAKGLPPEVGPMLRSMYDSLPVPDMQGVAAAFADPSGPPPFLFWQKYCAEFPDVRASDVVRINARQMTADMERAYDAPFPDERYKAGMRRFPRLVPLAPDDAAIEDNRRAWDALRRFERPFLTAFSDGDPVTRGLEQRFREEVPGARGVEHVTIRDAGHFLQEDKGEELADVVMRFIAATPTGG; from the coding sequence ATGAACGTCGTGCGCACGCCGGACGAGCGCTTCGAGGGTCTCCCGGGCTGGAGCTTCGCGCCGCACTACGTCGACGTCCCCGACGGCGACGGCGGCACGCTGCGCCTCCACTACGTCGACGAAGGCCCGCGCGACGCTGCGCCCATCCTCTGCATGCACGGCCAGCCGACGTGGGCCTACCTCTACCGCAAGATGATCCCGCGCTTCGCCGCCGCGGGACACCGGGTCGTCGCGCCCGACCTCGTCGGCTTCGGCCGCTCGGACAAGCCGACGTCGCAGGACGACTACAGCTACGCGCGCCACGTCGCCTGGATGAACGCCTGGATGGAGGCGATCGATCTGCGCGACGCGACGCTCGTCTGCCAGGACTGGGGCGGCCTGATCGGGCTGCGCATGGTCGCGGCGCAGCCGCAGCGCTTCGCGCGCGTCGTCGCCGCGAACACCGGCCTGCCCGATGCGAAGGGCCTCCCGCCGGAGGTCGGGCCGATGCTGCGCTCGATGTACGACTCGCTGCCGGTGCCCGACATGCAGGGTGTCGCCGCGGCGTTCGCCGACCCGAGCGGCCCGCCGCCATTCTTGTTCTGGCAGAAGTACTGCGCCGAGTTTCCGGACGTGCGCGCGAGCGACGTCGTGCGCATCAACGCCCGCCAGATGACGGCCGACATGGAGCGCGCCTACGACGCTCCGTTCCCCGACGAGCGCTACAAGGCCGGCATGCGGCGCTTCCCGCGCCTGGTGCCGCTCGCGCCCGACGACGCGGCGATCGAGGACAACCGCCGCGCGTGGGACGCGCTGCGCCGCTTCGAGCGTCCGTTCTTGACGGCGTTCAGCGACGGCGACCCGGTGACGCGCGGGCTCGAGCAGCGCTTCCGGGAAGAGGTGCCGGGCGCGCGCGGCGTCGAGCACGTCACGATCCGCGACGCCGGACACTTCCTGCAAGAGGACAAGGGCGAGGAGCTCGCAGACGTGGTGATGCGCTTCATCGCCGCGACGCCGACGGGAGGCTGA
- a CDS encoding redoxin family protein → MKSPAAATWLGALALIPALTMALALSTGCARPRANATSATSAASATPAGAVAPRTKAAPLDPERLYVVLVNGGGNRAGNYQSHVVHLRALLEVLAEAGVPRERITVFASDGEDPEADLATRELLPEGKGWLLEGTSLEGPLGRPMQYVSTSIEGQTLRAATPEAVRAWFAREGKELRPGDTLLLYVTDHGTPNREDPTNTKITLWGDKQSLSVRELGESLRELAPGVRVVMLMSQCFSGGFAHLARRDDVASELPSGEVCGYFASTAQRPAYGCYPENLGDDNVGHSVRFIEALAANGSFVGAQAHTLVHDRTPDVPLRTSDVQLELLLERAAAASGTTLTAYADELLREVWRDPAPFEPQIRLLDRMGQSYGFASPRSLAEVEERLERLPKVREPLSEHADAWSESLSDATRANLQRFLDAHPDWKAKVSADRIRGLTPEQARELGNELLDALEPFTERDQETVERLTVLRERAETADAISYRMEVREAALLRMRALLLRIAGEQYLRTRASDEERAAFAALERCEDVVLDVGSGEAPPIPKEDFPSYEDDLRAAKAVLPAWMGIQFRPVSEEQRQAHGLEKGAVSVRLVYPDSPAARAGLEVGDILIGPPGKPFDEPRRIREWTMLQKVGEPRELEVLHEGKIVRRTLVPGEHPGKFPELPAPPRVGSVAPPLRLTSYTGTPPTTLATGAPHLLFFWATWCKPCKASVPELLAFARERGVEVVAITDEEPAQLDRFFGALAEDFPKLVAIDAKREAFLAYGVSGTPTFVLVDGDGIVRSISTGYTPAKGLQIDGWTWAGRPTAGS, encoded by the coding sequence GTGAAGAGCCCCGCCGCGGCGACCTGGCTCGGCGCGCTGGCGCTGATCCCGGCGCTGACCATGGCGCTCGCGCTGTCGACGGGCTGCGCGCGCCCGCGCGCGAACGCCACGTCCGCGACGTCTGCCGCGTCCGCCACGCCGGCGGGCGCGGTCGCGCCGCGAACCAAAGCCGCGCCGCTCGACCCCGAGCGTCTCTACGTCGTGCTGGTCAACGGCGGGGGGAACCGCGCCGGCAACTACCAGTCGCACGTCGTCCACCTGCGGGCGCTGCTCGAGGTCCTCGCGGAAGCCGGCGTGCCGCGCGAGCGCATCACGGTGTTCGCGAGCGACGGCGAGGATCCGGAAGCCGACCTCGCGACGCGCGAGCTGCTGCCCGAGGGCAAGGGCTGGCTGCTCGAGGGGACGTCGCTCGAAGGCCCGCTCGGCCGCCCGATGCAGTACGTCAGCACCTCGATCGAGGGCCAGACGCTGCGCGCGGCGACGCCCGAAGCGGTGCGCGCGTGGTTCGCGCGCGAAGGGAAGGAGCTCCGTCCGGGCGACACGCTGCTGCTCTACGTCACCGACCACGGCACGCCGAACCGCGAAGATCCGACCAACACCAAGATCACGCTCTGGGGCGACAAGCAGTCGCTGTCGGTGCGCGAGCTCGGCGAGTCGCTGCGCGAGCTCGCGCCGGGCGTGCGCGTCGTCATGCTGATGTCGCAGTGCTTCTCGGGCGGCTTCGCGCACCTCGCGCGCCGCGACGACGTGGCGAGCGAGCTGCCGTCGGGCGAGGTTTGCGGCTACTTCGCGTCGACCGCGCAGCGTCCGGCCTACGGCTGCTATCCCGAGAACCTCGGCGACGACAACGTCGGCCACTCGGTGCGCTTCATCGAAGCGCTCGCCGCGAACGGCAGCTTCGTCGGCGCGCAGGCGCACACGCTGGTCCACGACCGCACGCCCGACGTTCCGCTGCGCACCTCGGACGTGCAGCTCGAGCTGCTGCTCGAGCGCGCCGCCGCGGCGAGCGGCACGACGCTCACCGCGTACGCCGACGAGCTGCTGCGCGAGGTGTGGCGCGATCCGGCGCCGTTCGAGCCGCAGATCCGCCTGCTCGACCGCATGGGGCAGAGCTACGGCTTCGCGAGCCCGCGCTCGCTCGCCGAGGTCGAGGAGCGCCTCGAGCGTCTGCCCAAGGTGCGGGAGCCGCTGTCCGAGCACGCCGACGCCTGGAGCGAGTCGCTGAGCGACGCGACGCGCGCCAACCTGCAGCGCTTCCTCGATGCGCACCCGGACTGGAAGGCGAAGGTGTCCGCCGACCGAATCCGTGGCTTGACGCCGGAGCAGGCGCGCGAGCTCGGCAACGAGCTGCTCGACGCGCTCGAGCCCTTCACCGAGCGCGACCAGGAGACCGTCGAGCGTCTCACGGTCCTGCGCGAGCGCGCCGAGACCGCGGACGCGATCTCCTACCGCATGGAGGTCCGCGAGGCGGCGCTGCTGCGCATGCGCGCGCTCCTGCTGCGCATCGCCGGCGAGCAGTACCTGCGGACGCGCGCGAGCGACGAGGAGCGCGCGGCCTTCGCGGCGCTCGAGCGCTGCGAGGACGTCGTTCTCGACGTCGGCTCGGGCGAGGCGCCGCCGATCCCGAAGGAGGACTTCCCGTCCTACGAGGACGACCTGCGCGCCGCGAAGGCCGTGCTGCCGGCGTGGATGGGCATCCAGTTTCGCCCGGTGAGCGAGGAGCAGCGGCAGGCACACGGCCTCGAGAAGGGCGCGGTGTCGGTGCGCCTGGTCTACCCCGACTCGCCGGCGGCGCGCGCTGGGCTCGAGGTCGGCGACATCCTGATCGGACCGCCGGGGAAGCCGTTCGACGAGCCGCGCCGCATCCGCGAGTGGACGATGCTGCAGAAGGTCGGCGAGCCGCGCGAGCTCGAGGTGCTGCACGAGGGGAAGATCGTCCGCCGCACGCTCGTGCCCGGCGAGCACCCCGGCAAGTTCCCCGAGCTGCCGGCGCCGCCGCGCGTCGGCAGCGTCGCTCCTCCTTTGCGCTTGACGAGCTACACCGGGACGCCGCCGACCACGCTCGCGACGGGCGCGCCGCACCTGCTGTTCTTCTGGGCGACGTGGTGCAAGCCGTGCAAGGCGTCCGTGCCCGAGCTGCTCGCGTTCGCGCGCGAGCGCGGCGTCGAGGTCGTCGCGATCACCGACGAGGAGCCCGCGCAGCTCGACCGCTTCTTCGGCGCGCTCGCCGAGGACTTCCCGAAGCTCGTCGCGATCGACGCGAAGCGCGAGGCGTTTCTCGCCTACGGCGTGAGCGGCACGCCGACCTTCGTGCTGGTCGACGGCGACGGCATCGTGCGCAGCATCTCGACCGGCTACACGCCGGCCAAGGGCCTCCAGATCGACGGCTGGACCTGGGCCGGACGTCCGACGGCCGGCTCGTGA
- a CDS encoding Crp/Fnr family transcriptional regulator, with protein MARSTTAAATGRRLADDARRARKLAQGLRRLGWPEPSIERLLESAELVTIPRGRVIYRDGSAATRLYWMLDGVAKLSIPGALGRRVLVTLAKPGSLLGSYMVVGGRRLDTASALTQIRAAAIDVPTFQEIVSDLPPQIIQVMTRGTLDYFSRTFVRTVKLLTLDLRGKLALGLLDVAEGFGVVDADGRLLKVRLTHEELAELTGVSRARVTKTLREFEEAGYVVRRGRDLVVNAKLLRELCG; from the coding sequence ATGGCTCGGAGCACCACCGCAGCGGCCACCGGACGTCGGCTCGCCGACGACGCGCGCCGCGCACGCAAGCTGGCTCAGGGACTCCGTCGGCTCGGCTGGCCCGAGCCGAGCATCGAGCGGCTCCTCGAGAGCGCGGAGCTGGTGACGATCCCGCGCGGCCGCGTCATCTACCGCGACGGCAGCGCCGCGACGCGGCTCTACTGGATGCTCGACGGTGTCGCGAAGCTGTCGATCCCGGGGGCGCTCGGACGGCGCGTGCTGGTGACCCTCGCCAAGCCGGGCTCGCTCCTCGGCAGCTACATGGTGGTCGGCGGACGCCGGCTCGACACCGCGAGCGCGCTCACCCAGATCCGCGCCGCGGCGATCGACGTGCCGACCTTCCAGGAGATCGTCTCCGACCTGCCGCCGCAGATCATCCAGGTGATGACGCGCGGCACGCTCGACTACTTCTCGCGCACCTTCGTGCGCACGGTGAAGCTCTTGACGCTCGACCTGCGCGGCAAGCTCGCGCTCGGGCTGCTCGACGTCGCGGAAGGCTTCGGCGTCGTCGATGCCGACGGGCGTCTGCTCAAGGTGCGGCTCACGCACGAGGAGCTCGCCGAGCTCACCGGCGTGTCGCGGGCGCGCGTCACCAAGACCCTGCGCGAGTTCGAGGAGGCGGGCTACGTCGTGCGCCGCGGCCGCGATCTGGTGGTGAACGCGAAGCTGCTGCGCGAGCTGTGCGGGTGA
- a CDS encoding glycosyltransferase, whose protein sequence is MASETSSIAPDHETSRTPDPAPAPSGDARTLLVLTYRWPPQGGVSVQRVTKFVKYLARKGWRPVIHTVSNPYAPVRDQGLERDVPPGVTVYRTPTVEWEAIESSLANVVRKLRGGSAKRAPARDNGDADAADTLAREAATGTVGRTEREARRMRHGQLGALGNFVWSRLLVPDPQIVWAGAAYVRSLAIARRERPAAIFSTSPPNSVNVLAAALARKLDVPWIADLRDPWTEGPRRKQWYPGNPRRKEREERWEREIFERAHSVVVTTEATRADFLRKYPSCPPDKVVVITNGFDPEDFAHVTSEPRFLEPGLLHVTVTGTVETLFDLTPFLTAVRDLVREDADARRLLRVNFVGTKRQPLYDEFIAREGIGDVVRFFPFMPHADSVQYVADSQVLMLCQVPREDSGAIKIQGKMCEYLYTRKPILALTIPGETATILERAGVGRIVDPRDVGALRGALEQLLAEFCAGGLIVRPDEATIDEFDRAKQAEKLDRLLTAAVAGR, encoded by the coding sequence ATGGCTTCGGAGACTTCCAGCATCGCCCCCGACCACGAAACGAGCCGAACCCCCGACCCGGCGCCCGCGCCCTCCGGGGACGCGCGCACGCTGCTCGTGCTCACCTACCGCTGGCCGCCGCAGGGCGGGGTGAGCGTCCAGCGGGTGACGAAGTTCGTCAAGTATCTCGCGCGCAAGGGCTGGCGGCCGGTGATCCACACCGTCTCGAACCCGTACGCTCCCGTGCGCGACCAGGGGCTCGAGCGCGACGTGCCGCCCGGCGTGACCGTGTACCGCACGCCGACCGTCGAGTGGGAGGCGATCGAGTCCTCGCTCGCGAACGTCGTGCGCAAGCTGCGCGGCGGGTCGGCGAAGCGCGCGCCCGCGCGTGACAACGGCGACGCCGACGCCGCCGACACGCTCGCGCGCGAGGCGGCGACCGGCACCGTCGGACGCACGGAGCGCGAGGCGCGGCGCATGCGGCACGGACAGCTCGGCGCGCTCGGCAACTTCGTCTGGTCGCGCCTCCTCGTGCCGGATCCGCAGATCGTCTGGGCGGGCGCGGCCTACGTGCGCAGCCTCGCGATCGCGCGTCGCGAGCGTCCGGCGGCGATCTTCTCGACCTCGCCGCCGAACTCGGTGAACGTGCTCGCCGCGGCGCTCGCCCGCAAGCTCGACGTGCCGTGGATCGCCGACCTGCGCGACCCGTGGACCGAAGGTCCGCGGCGCAAGCAGTGGTACCCCGGCAACCCGCGCCGCAAGGAGCGCGAGGAGCGCTGGGAGCGCGAGATCTTCGAGCGCGCGCACTCCGTCGTCGTGACGACGGAGGCCACGCGCGCCGACTTCCTGCGCAAGTACCCGTCTTGCCCGCCCGACAAGGTGGTCGTCATCACGAACGGCTTCGACCCCGAGGACTTCGCGCACGTGACGAGCGAGCCGCGCTTCCTCGAGCCGGGGCTGCTGCACGTCACGGTCACCGGTACGGTCGAGACGCTTTTTGACTTGACGCCGTTTCTCACCGCCGTGCGCGACCTCGTGCGCGAGGACGCCGACGCGCGCCGTCTGCTGCGCGTCAACTTCGTCGGCACCAAGCGCCAGCCGCTCTACGACGAGTTCATCGCGCGCGAGGGCATCGGCGACGTGGTGCGCTTCTTCCCGTTCATGCCGCATGCCGACAGCGTGCAGTACGTCGCCGACAGCCAGGTGCTGATGCTCTGTCAGGTGCCGCGCGAGGACTCGGGCGCGATCAAGATCCAGGGCAAGATGTGCGAGTACCTCTACACGCGCAAGCCGATCCTGGCGCTCACCATCCCCGGCGAGACCGCGACGATCCTCGAGCGCGCCGGCGTCGGACGCATCGTCGACCCACGCGACGTCGGGGCGCTGCGCGGCGCGCTCGAGCAGCTGCTCGCGGAGTTCTGCGCCGGCGGCTTGATCGTTCGGCCCGACGAGGCGACGATCGACGAGTTCGATCGCGCCAAGCAGGCCGAGAAGCTCGACCGCCTGCTGACGGCGGCGGTCGCAGGACGCTGA
- a CDS encoding 2-oxoacid:acceptor oxidoreductase family protein: MEREILLSGIGGQGVQLAAKMLAHAGMLEGRYVMQFSMFMGSMRGGSSECTVVVADEPVEAPPVVPWAWAAIAMHPAELATIERKLRPGSVVLYNRTLLAQPATRPDCRWEAVDAGRLAAELEYPQGQSLVALGAFCALTGVVEAASLEEALRQLLPPYRHHTIPINVRCLQAGAAAVAACARSAPAWKGAS; encoded by the coding sequence ATGGAGCGGGAGATCCTTCTTTCCGGCATCGGCGGCCAGGGCGTGCAGCTCGCCGCCAAGATGCTCGCGCACGCCGGCATGCTCGAAGGCCGGTACGTCATGCAGTTCAGCATGTTCATGGGCAGCATGCGCGGCGGCTCGAGCGAGTGCACGGTGGTGGTCGCGGACGAGCCGGTCGAGGCGCCGCCGGTCGTGCCGTGGGCCTGGGCCGCGATCGCGATGCACCCCGCGGAGCTCGCGACGATCGAGCGCAAGCTGCGTCCTGGGAGCGTCGTGCTCTACAACCGCACGCTGCTCGCGCAGCCCGCGACGCGTCCGGACTGCCGCTGGGAGGCGGTCGACGCGGGTCGCCTCGCGGCGGAGCTCGAGTACCCGCAAGGACAGAGCCTCGTCGCGCTCGGCGCGTTCTGCGCGCTGACCGGCGTGGTCGAAGCGGCGTCGCTCGAGGAGGCGCTGCGCCAGCTCCTGCCGCCCTACCGGCACCACACGATCCCGATCAACGTCCGCTGCCTGCAGGCGGGAGCAGCCGCCGTCGCAGCGTGCGCGCGCAGCGCGCCGGCGTGGAAGGGAGCGAGCTGA
- a CDS encoding 4Fe-4S binding protein produces the protein MAKAVGTVRIDVERCKGCELCIPVCPPRVLEMSQAVNAIGFRYPVLKDGCTGCELCAEICPDYCFEVFRAVWPSVPAARGESRA, from the coding sequence GTGGCGAAGGCGGTCGGCACGGTGCGCATCGACGTCGAGCGCTGCAAGGGCTGCGAGCTCTGCATCCCGGTGTGCCCGCCCAGGGTGCTCGAGATGTCGCAGGCCGTGAACGCGATCGGCTTTCGCTACCCCGTGCTGAAGGACGGCTGCACGGGCTGCGAGCTCTGCGCGGAGATCTGTCCCGACTACTGCTTCGAGGTGTTCCGCGCGGTGTGGCCGTCCGTGCCGGCGGCGCGCGGGGAGTCGCGGGCGTGA
- a CDS encoding 3-methyl-2-oxobutanoate dehydrogenase subunit beta: MSVGSGAKVAAAGAAPRAFLEGGHALAEAAIQAGCRFYCGYPMTPSTEVLEYMARRMPEVGGVCINVESEIEGINMVWGAAGAGVRAMIASTTNGMSLMQESLSEVVLGRIPAVVVNMGRGQGDYFQCTRGGGHGSHRMIVLAPASAQEAVDTAYRAFHLAEKWRHPVLIYGDFILSHTSETVCLTPPPDTLEPLPEKTWATTGARGRPPRLLTSLGMRSEDAEPHAGIGPGEHGVDTTRPMREAVERHREIAARETRVETAWLDDAELVVSAFGVLGRFARFAAKLAREEGLRVGYVRPYTLVPFPYAKYAELGARGVPVAVFENNAGQMVQDVRLGVEGRAPVHFIGEISMDGSGFGVGPKIDALHILERLREVYPRRSAA; the protein is encoded by the coding sequence GTGAGTGTCGGTTCGGGCGCGAAGGTGGCGGCGGCTGGCGCGGCGCCGCGTGCGTTCCTGGAAGGCGGACACGCGCTCGCCGAGGCCGCGATCCAGGCGGGATGTCGCTTCTACTGCGGCTATCCCATGACGCCCTCGACCGAGGTGCTCGAGTACATGGCGCGCCGCATGCCCGAGGTCGGCGGCGTGTGCATCAACGTCGAGTCCGAGATCGAGGGCATCAACATGGTGTGGGGCGCGGCCGGCGCGGGCGTGCGCGCGATGATCGCCTCGACCACCAACGGCATGAGCCTCATGCAGGAGAGCCTGTCCGAGGTGGTGCTCGGCCGCATCCCGGCGGTGGTGGTCAACATGGGCCGCGGGCAAGGCGACTACTTCCAGTGCACGCGCGGCGGCGGACACGGTTCGCACCGCATGATCGTGCTCGCGCCCGCGTCGGCCCAGGAAGCGGTCGACACCGCGTACCGTGCGTTTCACCTCGCCGAGAAGTGGCGCCACCCCGTGCTGATCTACGGCGACTTCATCCTGAGCCACACGTCGGAGACCGTGTGCTTGACGCCGCCACCGGACACGCTCGAGCCGCTGCCCGAGAAGACCTGGGCGACGACCGGCGCGCGCGGCCGCCCACCGCGGCTCTTGACGTCGCTCGGCATGCGCAGCGAGGACGCCGAGCCGCACGCCGGCATCGGCCCCGGCGAGCACGGCGTCGACACGACGCGCCCGATGCGCGAAGCGGTCGAGCGCCACCGCGAGATCGCCGCCCGCGAGACGCGGGTCGAGACCGCGTGGCTCGACGACGCCGAGCTCGTGGTGAGCGCGTTCGGCGTGCTCGGCAGATTCGCACGCTTCGCCGCGAAGCTCGCGCGCGAGGAAGGGCTGCGCGTCGGCTACGTGCGGCCGTACACGCTGGTGCCGTTCCCGTACGCGAAATACGCCGAGCTCGGCGCGCGCGGCGTGCCGGTCGCGGTGTTCGAGAACAACGCCGGGCAGATGGTGCAGGACGTGCGGCTCGGCGTCGAGGGACGCGCGCCGGTGCATTTCATCGGCGAGATCTCGATGGACGGCTCGGGGTTCGGCGTCGGGCCGAAGATCGACGCGCTGCACATCTTGGAGAGGCTGCGCGAGGTGTATCCGCGGCGCAGCGCCGCGTGA
- a CDS encoding thiamine pyrophosphate-dependent enzyme, producing MSDATHAPDVPGMQKVFTRSPLLGTNTHSLCPGCGEPNAVRVLMESIDEMGERENAICVLGIGCYTAFAALMEIDCQQAMHGRAPAQATGVKRVLPDRLVFTLQGDGDMITEGLQEVIHAAARGERITAICLNNAAFGETGGHMTATTVIGQRTKSTLSGRDPARHGYPIRLPEMLVGFEGVAYLARGTVHTPVGVKKTKKLLRAALETQRRGLGFSLVEVLTMCPTGWFVTPAEGPRFQEANLLPVFPVGELKRPRDLTV from the coding sequence ATGAGCGACGCGACACACGCGCCGGACGTGCCGGGCATGCAGAAGGTCTTCACGCGCTCGCCGCTGCTCGGCACCAACACGCACTCGCTCTGCCCCGGCTGCGGCGAGCCCAACGCGGTGCGCGTCCTGATGGAGAGCATCGACGAGATGGGCGAGCGCGAGAACGCCATCTGCGTGCTCGGCATCGGCTGCTACACCGCGTTCGCCGCGCTGATGGAGATCGACTGTCAGCAGGCCATGCACGGCCGCGCCCCCGCGCAGGCGACCGGCGTCAAGCGCGTGCTGCCCGACCGGCTCGTGTTCACGCTGCAGGGTGACGGCGACATGATCACCGAGGGTCTGCAGGAGGTGATCCACGCGGCAGCGCGCGGCGAGAGGATCACCGCGATCTGCCTCAACAACGCGGCGTTCGGCGAGACCGGCGGCCACATGACGGCGACGACGGTGATCGGCCAGCGCACGAAGTCGACGCTGTCCGGACGCGATCCCGCGCGCCACGGCTACCCGATCCGGCTGCCCGAGATGCTGGTTGGCTTCGAGGGCGTCGCGTACCTCGCGCGAGGGACCGTGCACACGCCGGTGGGCGTCAAGAAGACGAAGAAGCTCCTCCGCGCCGCGCTCGAGACGCAGCGGCGCGGGCTCGGGTTCTCGCTCGTCGAGGTGCTGACGATGTGCCCGACGGGGTGGTTCGTGACGCCGGCGGAGGGGCCGAGGTTTCAGGAGGCGAACCTGCTGCCGGTGTTCCCGGTGGGAGAGCTCAAGCGCCCGCGTGACTTGACGGTGTAG
- a CDS encoding type II toxin-antitoxin system ParD family antitoxin: MATTTMNISLPDALKEFVDSEVASGGYTSASEYIRELVRERKAKKELDQQLLAALESEDLGALPPDFFDKLRQRARARGLDPLPTPSSHAGA, from the coding sequence ATGGCGACGACGACCATGAACATCTCGCTGCCCGATGCGCTCAAGGAGTTCGTCGACTCCGAGGTAGCCTCCGGCGGCTACACGAGCGCGAGCGAATACATCCGAGAGCTCGTGCGCGAGCGCAAGGCCAAGAAGGAGCTCGACCAGCAGCTTCTCGCTGCGCTCGAAAGCGAAGATCTGGGCGCGCTCCCACCGGATTTCTTCGACAAGCTCCGGCAGCGAGCCCGCGCACGCGGCCTCGACCCGCTACCTACACCGTCAAGTCACGCGGGCGCTTGA